From a region of the Triticum aestivum cultivar Chinese Spring chromosome 7D, IWGSC CS RefSeq v2.1, whole genome shotgun sequence genome:
- the LOC123168390 gene encoding cytochrome P450 709B2 produces MVAMAPAAGLVLASLAVVLATSLWTAAVHLVWRPYAVARAFRRQGIRGPAYRFFVGNNEEAMAMRAATADDVLDLRSHDIIARVMPHYKAWVASYGKMFLSWSGYTPALCVRDLDMVKQILSNRTGLYGKTNPGPNLLALLGKGLVFSDGDDWARHRRIVHPAFTMDKLKMMTRTMAECAGEMVRQWEARAAASGGGVARVDDVGQQFVELTADVISHTAFGSSYREGKEVFVAQRELQYIAVSTINNVRVPGLEYLPTKTNLRRRQLMGKVRGTLMAIIRERQAAAKESKDYGNDLLGLMLEANASAGAGGQKAAAMSMDEIIDECKTFFFAGHDTTSHLLTWAIFLLGTHPEWQQKLREEVLRECGSTGTPLHGDTLNKLKLTTMVLYETLRLYGAVIMIARQAMADTELGGVEIPKGTITMIPTAMMHRDEEVWGADAGEFKPDRFRNGVGRAAKHPSAMLAFAVGPRSCIGQDFAMLEAKATLVVILRRFEFEVAPEYVHAPAEFLTLQPKCGLPVLLKLLDQ; encoded by the exons ATGGTGGCTATGGCGCCCGCTGCAGGGCTGGTCCTGGCTTCGCTCGCCGTGGTGCTGGCAACCTCGCTGTGGACGGCGGCGGTGCACCTGGTGTGGCGCCCCTACGCCGTCGCGAGGGCGTTCCGGCGGCAGGGGATCCGCGGGCCGGCGTACCGGTTCTTCGTCGGCAACAACGAGGAGGCCATGGCGATGCGGGCGGCGACGGCCGACGACGTGCTCGACCTCCGCTCCCACGACATCATCGCGCGCGTGATGCCGCACTACAAGGCGTGGGTCGCGTCGTACGGTAAGATGTTCCTCTCGTGGTCGGGGTACACGCCGGCGCTATGCGTCCGCGACctcgacatggtgaagcagatccTGTCCAACAGGACCGGGCTGTACGGCAAGACGAACCCGGGACCCAACCTTCTGGCCCTGCTGGGCAAGGGCCTCGTCTTCTCCGACGGCGACGACTGGGCGCGCCACCGCCGCATCGTGCACCCGGCGTTCACCATGGACAAGCTCAAGATGATGACCAGGACGATGGCGGAGTGCGCGGGGGAGATGGTCCGGCAGTGGGAGGCGCGCgccgcggcgagcggcggcggcgtggcgcggGTGGACGACGTCGGGCAGCAGTTCGTGGAGCTGACCGCCGACGTGATCTCGCACACGGCGTTCGGGAGCAGCTACAGGGAGGGGAAGGAGGTGTTCGTGGCGCAGCGGGAGCTCCAGTACATCGCCGTCTCCACCATCAACAACGTCCGCGTCCCGGGCCTCGAATACCTCCCCACCAAGACCAACCTGCGGCGGCGGCAGCTCATGGGCAAGGTGCGCGGCACGCTCATGGCGATCATCCGCGAGCGGCAAGCCGCGGCGAAGGAGTCCAAGGACTACGGCAACGACTTGCTTGGCCTGATGCTCGAGGCCAACGCGTCGGCCGGCGCCGGCGGGCAGAAGGCGGCCGCCATGAGCATGGACGAGATCATCGACGAGTGCAAGACATTTTTCTTCGCCGGGCACGACACCACCTCCCATCTCCTTACCTGGGCCATCTTCCTCCTCGGCACGCACCCGGAATGGCAGCAGAAGCTCAGGGAGGAGGTCCTCCGGGAGTGCGGCAGCACCGGGACGCCGCTTCACGGCGACACGCTCAACAAGCTCAAGCTG ACAACAATGGTGCTATACGAGACGCTGAGGCTGTACGGTGCGGTGATCATGATCGCGAGGCAGGCGATGGCGGACACGGAGCTCGGCGGCGTGGAGATCCCTAAGGGCACGATCACCATGATACCGACAGCGATGATGCACCGGGACGAGGAGGTGTGGGGCGCGGACGCCGGCGAGTTCAAGCCGGACCGGTTCCGGAACGGCGTGGGCAGGGCTGCCAAGCACCCAAGCGCAATGCTGGCATTCGCCGTCGGCCCGCGGTCGTGCATCGGGCAGGACTTCGCCATGCTGGAGGCCAAGGCGACGCTCGTCGTGATCCTGCGCCGGTTCGAGTTCGAGGTCGCGCCGGAGTACGTGCACGCGCCGGCCGAGTTCCTGACGCTGCAGCCCAAGTGCGGGCTCCCCGTGCTGCTTAAGCTCCTGGATCAGTAG